From Clupea harengus unplaced genomic scaffold, Ch_v2.0.2, whole genome shotgun sequence, the proteins below share one genomic window:
- the LOC105890499 gene encoding 39S ribosomal protein L48, mitochondrial isoform X1: protein MNPVLSKVSHVRHIGTLGHAFSLFRSSEFMPRTLIGGCSVISERHYKSMPTHGIGRFKHLLPKEAPKKKKEKVKMKQIKAATDTEYGVLNVSVSGYDMTLVEHYAQYIHNLCNRLHISVDESYALPTKTTEVMIMQDKSTKMYVDAVLKTYERVVQISQLSAMFCPIFLEVLLKNQPEGVQLSVKDHTEADYQARYKARPELEGLIAQMS from the exons ATGAACCCAGTTTTAAGTAAG GTTTCACATGTACGACACATTGGGACTCTGGGTCATGCATTTTCATTATTCAG GTCATCGGAGTTCATGCCAAGGACACTCATTG GGGGGTGTTCTGTGATCAGCGAGAGACATTATAAATCCATGCCAACACATGGGATAGGAAGATTCAAGCACCTCCTCCCTAAAGAAGCG cccaagaagaaaaaagagaaagtgaagaTGAAACAGATCAAGGCTGCCACCGATACAGAGTACGGCGTGCTCAATGTGTCAGTATCTGGATATGATATGACTTTGGTGGAACACTACGCCCAATACATCCATAATCTCTGCAACCGCTTGCATATCTCAGTAGACGAAAG CTATGCTTTACCAACCAAGACCACAGAGGTGATGATAATGCAAGACAAAAGCACTAAGATGTATGTGGATGCAGTTCTGAAGACATACGAAAGAGTTGTTCAG ATCAGCCAGCTGAGTGCAATGTTTTGTCCCATTTTCCTGGAGGTGCTCCTTAAGAACCAACCTGAGGGAGTGCAGCTTTCTGTGAAGGAT CATACAGAAGCAGACTACCAGGCACGCTACAAAGCTCGACCAGAACTTGAGGGACTGATTGCACAAATGAGTTAG
- the LOC105890499 gene encoding 39S ribosomal protein L48, mitochondrial isoform X2, which produces MPRTLIGGCSVISERHYKSMPTHGIGRFKHLLPKEAPKKKKEKVKMKQIKAATDTEYGVLNVSVSGYDMTLVEHYAQYIHNLCNRLHISVDESYALPTKTTEVMIMQDKSTKMYVDAVLKTYERVVQISQLSAMFCPIFLEVLLKNQPEGVQLSVKDHTEADYQARYKARPELEGLIAQMS; this is translated from the exons ATGCCAAGGACACTCATTG GGGGGTGTTCTGTGATCAGCGAGAGACATTATAAATCCATGCCAACACATGGGATAGGAAGATTCAAGCACCTCCTCCCTAAAGAAGCG cccaagaagaaaaaagagaaagtgaagaTGAAACAGATCAAGGCTGCCACCGATACAGAGTACGGCGTGCTCAATGTGTCAGTATCTGGATATGATATGACTTTGGTGGAACACTACGCCCAATACATCCATAATCTCTGCAACCGCTTGCATATCTCAGTAGACGAAAG CTATGCTTTACCAACCAAGACCACAGAGGTGATGATAATGCAAGACAAAAGCACTAAGATGTATGTGGATGCAGTTCTGAAGACATACGAAAGAGTTGTTCAG ATCAGCCAGCTGAGTGCAATGTTTTGTCCCATTTTCCTGGAGGTGCTCCTTAAGAACCAACCTGAGGGAGTGCAGCTTTCTGTGAAGGAT CATACAGAAGCAGACTACCAGGCACGCTACAAAGCTCGACCAGAACTTGAGGGACTGATTGCACAAATGAGTTAG
- the LOC122131990 gene encoding LOW QUALITY PROTEIN: mitochondrial uncoupling protein 2-like (The sequence of the model RefSeq protein was modified relative to this genomic sequence to represent the inferred CDS: deleted 1 base in 1 codon): protein MVGFGPADVPPTAAVKFVGAGTAACIADLVTFPLDTAKVRLQIQGEARGSTNGGQAKGVQYRGVFGTITTMVRTEGARSLYRGLVAGLQRQMSFASVRIGLYDSVKQFYTKGSEHAGIGSRLLAGCTTGAMAVAVAQPTDVVKVRFQAQVSSGGNAKRYQGTLDAYRTIGREEGIRGLLERDGPNIARNAIVNCTELVTYDLIKDALISSTPLTDDLPCHFTSAFGAGFCTTVIASPVDVVKTRYMNSSRSQYSSAVNCAMSMLLKEGPMAFYKGFTPSFLRLGSWNVVMFVTYEQLKRAMMMARNNKASPL from the exons ATGGTTGGTTTTGGCCCTGCTGACGTGCCTCCTACGGCTGCTGTAAAGTTTGTTGGTGCTGGAACGGCAGCCTGCATCGCTGACCTGGTTACTTTTCCACTGGACACTGCCAAAGTTAGGCTCCAG ATCCAGGGTGAGGCAAGAGGCAGTACAAATGGTGGGCAGGCCAAAGGCGTGCAGTACCGGGGCGTCTTCGGCACCATCACCACCATGGTGCGCACGGAGGGCGCCCGGAGTCTGTACCGCGGACTGGTGGCCGGCCTCCAGAGACAGATGAGCTTTGCCTCTGTCCGCATCGGCCTCTACGACTCAGTCAAGCAGTTTTACACCAAGGGCTCAGAAC ATGCTGGGATCGGTAGTCGCCTTCTAGCAGGCTGCACAACTGGTGCCATGGCCGTTGCCGTGGCCCAGCCAACTGATGTGGTCAAGGTGCGCTTTCAGGCACAGGTCAGCTCTGGAGGCAACGCAAAACGATACCAAGGTACCTTGGATGCCTACAGGACCATTGGCAGAGAAGAGGGCATCCGAGGGCTGTTGGAAAG GGATGGGCCAAACATTGCCCGCAACGCCATAGTGAACTGCACCGAGCTGGTGACCTATGACCTAATTAAGGATGCACTTATCAGCTCAACCCCCTTAACTG ATGATCTCCCATGCCACTTTACGTCAGCCTTTGGTGCAGGCTTTTGCACCACTGTGATCGCCTCTCCAGTTGATGTTGTGAAGACAAGATACATGAACTCATCCCGCAGCCAGTACAGCAGTGCTGTGAACTGTGCGATGTCCATGCTACTCAAAGAGGGACCCATGGCTTTCTACAAAGG CTTCACACCATCTTTCCTAAGGCTGGGCTCCTGGAACGTGGTGATGTTCGTGACGTACGAACAGCTGAAGCGTGCTATGATGATGGCC CGCAACAACAAGGCCTCTCCTCTTTAA